In Leishmania mexicana MHOM/GT/2001/U1103 complete genome, chromosome 17, the following proteins share a genomic window:
- a CDS encoding putative 5'-3' exonuclease, translating to MGVPKFAAWLTRKYPSMVMDSCPGDVHGLYIDLNGLIHPCCHDEHDPSVALRTQEEKLRSICLAIETLVVTVRPQRVIYIAIDGVVPRAKLNQQRARRYMSSAVPLTDTDKPTRGGSHKMSATIVAAIEKEFTQAECDGVERELADVSQALMGDVLYGGCAAMALAEDTTEKAEVHTLAAAPWVTVPTLASQGEKGACCAAAAQIGRQPAAAASPAKFDSNCISPGTAFMDAVATAVRDYIRRKLAPKESDGGGEAVAEAGASPAATCAHWAGLTVVFSDSNTAGEGEHKIFDFLRTQSAFPGFNGSGCHVIAGLDADLIFLSLSLHIPRVVILRDHKRSSYEQALLPDTAGGTLITKRVPPKAKPRPVRRPGVFSSSMSSIDSAAAPTAAAEDEVALASGTASMAAPSDGTDEGGPFWGSEAHSSPASPATVAPATAPPQHIADMVVEPSKGYEYFDVDVVGASVVSEVYQLCLENGMQLRGDPLECAANCVSANGFCFYRYKGTSSREVDGGADFDGDGSGDAKAVSSAATKGGGRRRGKLDGKPKAPPPPFHPCTSTSNSKIIDDFIVLGVLLGNDFLPHLPSVYCGESAMDTLMDVYVRAVLPYGYLTGGEYEIQLLQLERLFRAYAAVEAARFRQFVIQSGAMTPHDAATPELCSAADRRCWRDVYVRTTSLRDEAGAQAACRSYVEGMRFVWRYYSSISLQVSWAWYYPFHHAPLALDIADFLRAQGPQVQTTLAAPKLEWQPPSPFCQLLCILPSPSCQLVPDALRATMASPPAELADTFPRRWVVDRTGAYGKDHLATALLPFANVPRLQELVAAASGTYTEAEQQRNALRSGHLVFEGQPAPPAKDSTDASADATPTAATAGNFTDPTASERAERAPFPKPRRASPARKVPPVAGSAAAMMRGYRIQGSGLSVLSAGEKPADMRDYTAIVCSSLVEVVPPLSRPRTYSYTVPIPSLTVLPDGSRLAAERPPQHRRGGRRPRHGSGAGPPDRSACAYAASNNAADAQAVTPAMLFGEFALCLVAMGILTAEVTLWRSLSVPSLLRSWPILLQLCGIGAALVWLAFALGLAVAPKGRSAGSGLHRHSIFTGFADWQCSACLSLNFSRNRRCFICRAPYDPHRCVVLFSSRYPPEPPLMDPDHSAYAAYYSITAV from the coding sequence ATGGGCGTCCCCAAGTTCGCGGCATGGCTGACGAGGAAGTACCCATCCATGGTTATGGACAGCTGCCCTGGCGATGTGCACGGCCTCTACATTGATCTTAACGGGCTCATTCATCCCTGCTGCCACGACGAGCACGACCCGTCTGTCGCCCTACGTACACAGGAGGAGAAGTTGCGCAGCATCTGCCTCGCCATCGAAACACTTGTCGTGACGGTGCGTCCGCAGCGTGTCATCTACATCGCCatcgacggcgtcgtgccGCGTGCAAAATTGAatcagcagcgcgcgcggcggtaCATGAGCTCCGCCGTGCCGCTCACGGACACGGACAAGCCGACTCGCGGCGGTAGCCACAAGATGAGCGCGACCATCGTCGCGGCGATTGAGAAGGAGTTCACGCAAGCGGAGTGCGACGGGGTGGAGCGTGAGTTGGCGGATGTGAGCCAGGCACTTATGGGAGATGTGCTCTATGGCGGTTGcgccgcgatggcgctggcggaggaCACGAccgagaaggcggaggtTCATACGctggccgcggcgccgtgggTCACTGTGCCGACCTTGGCAAGTCAGGGTGAGAAaggcgcgtgctgcgccgccgccgcccaaaTCGGCAGgcagccggcagcggcagcatctcCAGCCAAGTTCGATAGCAACTGCATCTCCCCTGGTACCGCCTTCATGGATGCCGTGGCAACTGCCGTGCGGGACTACATCCGTCGCAAGTTGGCGCcgaaggagagcgacggcggcggcgaggcggtggctgAGGCCGGCGCGTCTCCAgccgccacctgcgcacaCTGGGCTGGCCTCACCGTCGTCTTCTCGGACTCGAACACTgccggcgagggcgagcacaAAATCTTCGACTTTCTGCGCACCCAGTCGGCCTTCCCCGGCTTtaacggcagcggctgtcACGTCATCGCTGGGCTGGATGCCGACCTCATCttcctctcactctctctgcACATCCCGCGTGTGGTCATCCTGCGTGACCACAAACGGTCCAGCTACGAGCAGGCGTTGCTGCCCGACACCGCCGGTGGCACGCTCATCACCAAGAGGGTGCCCCCAAAGGCGAAACCACGGCCAGTTCGAAGGCCGGGCGTGTTCAGCTCGTCGATGTCGTCGATCGActcggctgccgctccgacggctgcggcggaggacgaggtggcgctcgccagcggcaccgcttcCATGGCTGCACCAAGTGACGGGACGGACGAAGGCGGGCCTTTCTGGGGCTCTGAGGCGCACTCGAGTCCCGCATCGCCGGCGACCGTGGCCccagcgacggcaccgccgcagcacatTGCTGACATGGTGGTTGAGCCGAGCAAGGGCTACGAGTACTTCGACGTAGACGTTGTCGGGGCGTCTGTGGTGTCTGAGGTGTATCAACTATGCCTGGAAAATGGCatgcagctccgcggcgaCCCGCTTGAGTGCGCGGCCAACTGCGTCTCGGCGAACGGGTTCTGCTTTTACCGCTACAAGGGCACCAGCAGCCGTGAggtcgacggtggcgctgacttcgacggcgatggcagTGGTGATGCGAAGGCGGTAAGTTCAGCGGCGACAAAGGGCGGTGGAAGGCGCAGAGGGAAGCTTGACGGGAAGCCCAAggcccctccgccgccgtttCACCCGTGCACCTCGACTAGCAATTCGAAGATCATCGACGACTTCATTGTGCTCGGCGTACTGCTCGGCAACGACTTCCTACCGCATCTGCCGAGTGTCTATTGTGGGGAGAGTGCCATGGACACGCTGATGGATGTCTATGTCCGTGCAGTGCTGCCGTACGGATACCTGACCGGCGGCGAGTACGAGATTCAGCTGCTCCAACTGGAGCGGCTGTTTCGCGCGTACGCGGCGGTCGAAGCGGCGCGCTTTCGCCAGTTCGTCATCCAGTCGGGGGCAATGACGCCACATGACGCTGCAACGCCGGAACTGTGCTCGGCTGCGgatcgccgctgctggcgcgacGTGTACGTGCGCACTACATCGCTGCGCGATGAGGCGGGGGCGCAGGCAGCGTGCAGGTCGTATGTGGAGGGAATGCGGTTTGTGTGGCGCTACTACAGCTCCATATCCCTGCAGGTGAGCTGGGCGTGGTACTACCCGTTCCACCACGCCCCGCTGGCCCTCGATATCGCTGATTTTCTGCGTGCGCAAGGGCCGCAAGTGCAGACCACGCTGGCGGCACCCAAGCTGGAGTGGCAACCACCGTCACCGTTCTGCCAGCTACTCTGCATTCTGCCCTCACCAAGCTGCCAGCTCGTACCCGACGCTCTGCGTGCAACGATGGCGTCTCCTCCGGCCGAGCTCGCGGACACGTTTCCGCGCCGCTGGGTGGTCGACAGAACCGGCGCCTACGGCAAGGATCATttggcgacggcgctctTGCCCTTCGCAAAcgtgccgcggctgcaggagTTGGTGGCCGCTGCCAGTGGGACGTACACGgaagcggagcagcagcggaacgCGCTGCGTTCGGGGCACCTCGTCTTCGAGGGGCAGCCTGCACCCCCCGCCAAGGACTCAACAGACGCATCCGCTGACGCTACGCCCACAGCCGCAACGGCCGGCAACTTTACCGACCCCacggcgagcgagagggcTGAGCGTGCACCTTTTCCGAAGCCGCGGCGGGCCTCTCCCGCTCGAAAAGTACCGCCCGTCGCAGGGAGTGCCGCAGCGATGATGCGCGGCTACCGCATCCAGGGCAGCGGCCTGTCCGTGCTTTCCGCAGGGGAGAAGCCGGCCGACATGAGGGACTACACCGCCATCGTCTGCTCCTCTCTTGTCGAAGTTGTGCCGCCTCTGTCGCGACCGCGCACCTACTCGTACACCGTGCCCATCCCGAGTCTGACGGTGCTCCCGGACGGCAGCCGTCTTGCAGCGGAGCGGCCCCCGCAGCACCGTAGAGGCGGGCGCCGGccgcgccacggcagcggcgctggtcCGCCAGACAGGAGTGCATGCGCCTACGCGGCTTCGAAcaacgccgccgacgcccaGGCCGTCACGCCCGCCATGCTGTTTGGCGAGTTTGCCTTGTGCCTCGTGGCGATGGGTATACTGACGGCGGAGGTGACCCTCTGGCGGTCCTTGTCCGTGCCATCTTTGCTACGCAGCTGGCCGATCCTTCTGCAGCTGTgcggcatcggcgccgcTTTGGTCTGGCTTGCCTTTGCGCTGggcctcgccgtcgcgccgaagggccgcagcgcaggaagcgggctgcaccgccacagcATCTTCACGGGCTTCGCGGACTGGCAGTGCTCCGCTTGTCTCTCCCTGAACTTCTCACGCAACCGACGCTGCTTCATCTGCCGTGCACCATACGACCCGCACCGGTGCGTGGTGCTCTTCAGCAGCCGCTATCCACCAGAGCCGCCCCTGATGGACCCAGACCACTCCGCCTACGCGGCGTACTACAGCATCACTGCGGTTTAG